From the Panulirus ornatus isolate Po-2019 chromosome 58, ASM3632096v1, whole genome shotgun sequence genome, one window contains:
- the LOC139766936 gene encoding metabotropic glutamate receptor 3-like isoform X1 produces MQALLTWALSVSFWALVGGSSPSLASTPTNSDNTLGISLLYPKKATLYLGALFPIHTSRRDFSLGVDVCTDLQGGNGIQPVEAMLYTLDQVNRDPDLLPGITLGALVLDSCNAPSLALNQTLGFIKGFLAAQNMYHEPEFTCSDGSAPTFRGGHFDQVVGVIGGQQSSVSVEMASVLRVIETPQISYLSTSASLSNRDRYPFFLRTVPSDTTQVQAILSILRYFKWTYASVVYSIGEYGEGGYRELLHRASDYDVCFTSPAYRLARDDPDDHYQNVVRNLITNDAKVVVVFADSFVALRMMQTVRLSGQHSRFVWLGSDGWSYTTPKEVEAVAEGAIAVQPLAQRLPGFDQYFSSLRPENNIRNPWFPEYWQTSFGCSSTDPSCTKLSINSTGNYRQEPWLHFVRDTVYAFAHALHNMWEKHCQGKAGLCEAMAHSGHIHGRDLYQQLLHVTFQDVSNSTFRFQASGSGPARYSILNYQRVDDYTYAWVPVGSYYNTSGEPDLQLNKSKVKYRRQHSFPTSSCGAPCKPSQAKILLQDSCCWRCVDCQPNQYLNQTTQHCINCHVCKRPDPSQGICVDKNEKFIDYRSRWAITSLAFASLGIFSTVLVGIIFWVHLDTPVIKASSRELSYILLGGIFFSFIMTFVIVAPPTFITCGLTRFFLGFSYTLCYAAILTKTNRISRIFNKSPTKSHKARYTSPRSQVVIVTLLVSVEVIINISWLVYYTPSTKHLCDQMSNFRIRICNGLDDYSYIVGLIYPLILVCFCTIYAIKTRKCPGGFNEARYITFTNYTTCLIWLIFVPLYLSTGASDDIRIVSLALSLSLGAFVQLGCLFFPKVYIVLFKPEKNTRDAVMSTKRSSSYNRNSSYRASGLYPPETQAPHSNPPIFFLNAGNNQDIQKVPPPHYQDQSIVGDSHGRVNEVYMSAIQSRANNPSAL; encoded by the exons CAGGCACTGTTGACGTGGGCACTGTCGGTGTCCTTTTGGGCACTGGTGGggggttcctcccccagcctggccagCACCCCCACCAACAGTGACAACACCTTGGgcatctccctcctgtacccCAAGAAAGCCACCTTGTACCTCGGGGCGCTCTTCCCcatccacaccagcaggagggacttCTCCCTGGGCGTTGACGTCTGCACCGACCTGCAG GGAGGGAACGGGATCCAACCGGTGGAGGCCATGCTATATACACTGGACCAGGTCAACCGTGACCCTGATCTCTTGCCAGGCATCACCCTGGGCGCCCTCGTCTTGGACTCATGCAATGCGCCCAGTCTCGCCCTCAACCAGACCCTGGGCTTCATTAAGG GGTTCCTGGCGGCACAGAACATGTACCACGAGCCAGAGTTCACCTGCAGTGACGGCAGCGCCCCAACCTTCCGCGGCGGACACTTTGACCAAGTGGTTGGGGTCATTGGAGGTCAACAGTCGTCAGTCTCCGTTGAG ATGGCCAGTGTGCTGAGAGTGATCGAGACACCTCAAATCAGCTACCTCAGCACATCAGCCTCCCTCAGCAACAGGGACCGGTATCCGTTCTTCCTACGTACTGTTCCCTCAGACACAACACAAGTTCAGGCTATTCTCAGCATCCTCAG GTACTTCAAATGGACATACGCCAGTGTGGTGTACAGCATCGGGGAGTATGGTGAAGGCGGCTACCGCGAACTACTCCACAGAGCCTCAGATTATGACGTCTGCTTCACCTCGCCCGCCTACAGGCTAGCTCGAGATGACCCAGACGACCACTACCAGAATGTCGTGAGGAACCTGATTACCAATGACGCCAAAG ttgtggtggtgttcgcAGACAGCTTCGTGGCGCTGAGGATGATGCAGACGGTACGGCTCAGTGGCCAACACTCTCGCTTTGTCTGGCTGGGTTCTGATGGCTGGAGCTACACCACCCCGAAG GAGGTGGAGGCAGTGGCTGAAGGGGCCATAGCAGTACAGCCTCTGGCCCAGAGACTGCCTGGGTTTGACCAGTACTTCAGTTCCCTCCGGCCAGAGAACAACATCCGGAACCCTTGGTTCCCAGAGTACTGGCAGACCAGCTTTGGCTGCTCCTCCACTGACCCATCCTGCACCAAACTATCTATCAA CTCCACAGGCAACTACCGGCAGGAGCCATGGCTTCACTTTGTCCGTGACACTGTCTATGCttttgcccatgccttgcacaaTATGTGGGAAAAGCACTGCCAGGGTAAGGCAGGACTGTGTGAGGCTATGGCACACAGTGGACACATCCATGGCAGGGACCTGTACCAGCAACTCCTCCACGTTACCTTCCAAG ATGTGAGTAACAGTACCTTCAGGTTCCAAGCCTCAGGGTCAGGTCCAGCCAGGTACAGTATCCTCAACTACCAACGGGTGGATGACTACACATATGCTTGGGTCCCTGTAGGCTCCTACTACA ACACATCAGGTGAGCCAGACCTCCAGCTGAACAAGAGTAAGGTCAAGTACCGTCGTCAACACAGCTTTCCGACCTCCTCGTGCGGTGCTCCCTGCAAGCCCAGCCAGGCCAAGATCCTA CTGCAGGACTCATGCTGCTGGCGTTGTGTGGATTGCCAGCCCAACCAGTACCTGAACCAGACCACACAGCACTGTATCAACTGTCATGTATGCAAAAGGCCAGATCCCAGCCAAGGAATCTGTGTAGACAAAAATGAGAAGTTCATAGACTACAGGAGTCGATGGGCCATCACCTCCCTGGCCTTTGCCAGTCTTG GTATTTTCAGCACAGTCTTGGTAGGGATAATTTTCTGGGTGCATTTGGACACGCCAGTGATCAAGGCATCTTCCAGAGAACTCTCCTACATCCTGCTGGGAggcatctttttttccttcatcatgACCTTTGTGATCGTAGCCCCACCCACCTTCATCACATGTGGCCTCACCCGCTTCTTCCTGGGATTTAGCTACACTCTCTGCTATGCTGCCATCCTCACCAAGACCAACCGCATCTCCAGGATCTTCAACAAGAGCCCAACCAAATCTCATAAG GCACGGTACACGTCACCACGTTCCCAGGTGGTGATTGTGACTCTCCTGGTCAGTGTGGAGGTCATCATCAACATATCCTGGCTGGTCTATTATACACCTTCAACCAAGCACTTGTGTGACCAAATGTCGAACTTTCGCATCAGAATCTGTAATGGCCTTGATGATTACTCCTACATCGTAGGCCTTATCTACCCACTTATCCTCGTCTGTTTCTGCACCATTTATGCCATCAAGACCAGAAAG TGTCCTGGTGGGTTCAACGAGGCACGATATATCACCTTCACCAACTACACAACCTGCCTCATCTGGTTGATCTTTGTGCCCCTTTACCTCTCTACGGGAGCCTCTGATGATATCAGAATCGTCAGCCttgctctgtctctctcacttGG TGCATTTGTACAGCTTGGGTGTTTGTTCTTCCCAAAGGTGTATATTGTCTTATTCAAGCCAGAGAAGAACACTCGTGATGCAGTTATGAGCACCAAGCGCAGCTCCTCATACAACCGCAACTCATCATACAGAGCTTCAGGTCTCTATCCCCCCGAAACCCAAGCACCACATAGTAACCCACCGATCTTTTTCCTCAATG CTGGCAACAACCAGGACATTCAAAAGgttcctcctccacactaccaaGATCAATCAATTGTGGGAGACAGCCATGGCAGAGTCAACGAGGTTTACATGTCAGCTATACAATCCAGAGCAAACAATCCCTCAGCTTTGTAA
- the LOC139766936 gene encoding metabotropic glutamate receptor 3-like isoform X2, whose protein sequence is MALLTWALSVSFWALVGGSSPSLASTPTNSDNTLGISLLYPKKATLYLGALFPIHTSRRDFSLGVDVCTDLQGGNGIQPVEAMLYTLDQVNRDPDLLPGITLGALVLDSCNAPSLALNQTLGFIKGFLAAQNMYHEPEFTCSDGSAPTFRGGHFDQVVGVIGGQQSSVSVEMASVLRVIETPQISYLSTSASLSNRDRYPFFLRTVPSDTTQVQAILSILRYFKWTYASVVYSIGEYGEGGYRELLHRASDYDVCFTSPAYRLARDDPDDHYQNVVRNLITNDAKVVVVFADSFVALRMMQTVRLSGQHSRFVWLGSDGWSYTTPKEVEAVAEGAIAVQPLAQRLPGFDQYFSSLRPENNIRNPWFPEYWQTSFGCSSTDPSCTKLSINSTGNYRQEPWLHFVRDTVYAFAHALHNMWEKHCQGKAGLCEAMAHSGHIHGRDLYQQLLHVTFQDVSNSTFRFQASGSGPARYSILNYQRVDDYTYAWVPVGSYYNTSGEPDLQLNKSKVKYRRQHSFPTSSCGAPCKPSQAKILLQDSCCWRCVDCQPNQYLNQTTQHCINCHVCKRPDPSQGICVDKNEKFIDYRSRWAITSLAFASLGIFSTVLVGIIFWVHLDTPVIKASSRELSYILLGGIFFSFIMTFVIVAPPTFITCGLTRFFLGFSYTLCYAAILTKTNRISRIFNKSPTKSHKARYTSPRSQVVIVTLLVSVEVIINISWLVYYTPSTKHLCDQMSNFRIRICNGLDDYSYIVGLIYPLILVCFCTIYAIKTRKCPGGFNEARYITFTNYTTCLIWLIFVPLYLSTGASDDIRIVSLALSLSLGAFVQLGCLFFPKVYIVLFKPEKNTRDAVMSTKRSSSYNRNSSYRASGLYPPETQAPHSNPPIFFLNAGNNQDIQKVPPPHYQDQSIVGDSHGRVNEVYMSAIQSRANNPSAL, encoded by the exons GCACTGTTGACGTGGGCACTGTCGGTGTCCTTTTGGGCACTGGTGGggggttcctcccccagcctggccagCACCCCCACCAACAGTGACAACACCTTGGgcatctccctcctgtacccCAAGAAAGCCACCTTGTACCTCGGGGCGCTCTTCCCcatccacaccagcaggagggacttCTCCCTGGGCGTTGACGTCTGCACCGACCTGCAG GGAGGGAACGGGATCCAACCGGTGGAGGCCATGCTATATACACTGGACCAGGTCAACCGTGACCCTGATCTCTTGCCAGGCATCACCCTGGGCGCCCTCGTCTTGGACTCATGCAATGCGCCCAGTCTCGCCCTCAACCAGACCCTGGGCTTCATTAAGG GGTTCCTGGCGGCACAGAACATGTACCACGAGCCAGAGTTCACCTGCAGTGACGGCAGCGCCCCAACCTTCCGCGGCGGACACTTTGACCAAGTGGTTGGGGTCATTGGAGGTCAACAGTCGTCAGTCTCCGTTGAG ATGGCCAGTGTGCTGAGAGTGATCGAGACACCTCAAATCAGCTACCTCAGCACATCAGCCTCCCTCAGCAACAGGGACCGGTATCCGTTCTTCCTACGTACTGTTCCCTCAGACACAACACAAGTTCAGGCTATTCTCAGCATCCTCAG GTACTTCAAATGGACATACGCCAGTGTGGTGTACAGCATCGGGGAGTATGGTGAAGGCGGCTACCGCGAACTACTCCACAGAGCCTCAGATTATGACGTCTGCTTCACCTCGCCCGCCTACAGGCTAGCTCGAGATGACCCAGACGACCACTACCAGAATGTCGTGAGGAACCTGATTACCAATGACGCCAAAG ttgtggtggtgttcgcAGACAGCTTCGTGGCGCTGAGGATGATGCAGACGGTACGGCTCAGTGGCCAACACTCTCGCTTTGTCTGGCTGGGTTCTGATGGCTGGAGCTACACCACCCCGAAG GAGGTGGAGGCAGTGGCTGAAGGGGCCATAGCAGTACAGCCTCTGGCCCAGAGACTGCCTGGGTTTGACCAGTACTTCAGTTCCCTCCGGCCAGAGAACAACATCCGGAACCCTTGGTTCCCAGAGTACTGGCAGACCAGCTTTGGCTGCTCCTCCACTGACCCATCCTGCACCAAACTATCTATCAA CTCCACAGGCAACTACCGGCAGGAGCCATGGCTTCACTTTGTCCGTGACACTGTCTATGCttttgcccatgccttgcacaaTATGTGGGAAAAGCACTGCCAGGGTAAGGCAGGACTGTGTGAGGCTATGGCACACAGTGGACACATCCATGGCAGGGACCTGTACCAGCAACTCCTCCACGTTACCTTCCAAG ATGTGAGTAACAGTACCTTCAGGTTCCAAGCCTCAGGGTCAGGTCCAGCCAGGTACAGTATCCTCAACTACCAACGGGTGGATGACTACACATATGCTTGGGTCCCTGTAGGCTCCTACTACA ACACATCAGGTGAGCCAGACCTCCAGCTGAACAAGAGTAAGGTCAAGTACCGTCGTCAACACAGCTTTCCGACCTCCTCGTGCGGTGCTCCCTGCAAGCCCAGCCAGGCCAAGATCCTA CTGCAGGACTCATGCTGCTGGCGTTGTGTGGATTGCCAGCCCAACCAGTACCTGAACCAGACCACACAGCACTGTATCAACTGTCATGTATGCAAAAGGCCAGATCCCAGCCAAGGAATCTGTGTAGACAAAAATGAGAAGTTCATAGACTACAGGAGTCGATGGGCCATCACCTCCCTGGCCTTTGCCAGTCTTG GTATTTTCAGCACAGTCTTGGTAGGGATAATTTTCTGGGTGCATTTGGACACGCCAGTGATCAAGGCATCTTCCAGAGAACTCTCCTACATCCTGCTGGGAggcatctttttttccttcatcatgACCTTTGTGATCGTAGCCCCACCCACCTTCATCACATGTGGCCTCACCCGCTTCTTCCTGGGATTTAGCTACACTCTCTGCTATGCTGCCATCCTCACCAAGACCAACCGCATCTCCAGGATCTTCAACAAGAGCCCAACCAAATCTCATAAG GCACGGTACACGTCACCACGTTCCCAGGTGGTGATTGTGACTCTCCTGGTCAGTGTGGAGGTCATCATCAACATATCCTGGCTGGTCTATTATACACCTTCAACCAAGCACTTGTGTGACCAAATGTCGAACTTTCGCATCAGAATCTGTAATGGCCTTGATGATTACTCCTACATCGTAGGCCTTATCTACCCACTTATCCTCGTCTGTTTCTGCACCATTTATGCCATCAAGACCAGAAAG TGTCCTGGTGGGTTCAACGAGGCACGATATATCACCTTCACCAACTACACAACCTGCCTCATCTGGTTGATCTTTGTGCCCCTTTACCTCTCTACGGGAGCCTCTGATGATATCAGAATCGTCAGCCttgctctgtctctctcacttGG TGCATTTGTACAGCTTGGGTGTTTGTTCTTCCCAAAGGTGTATATTGTCTTATTCAAGCCAGAGAAGAACACTCGTGATGCAGTTATGAGCACCAAGCGCAGCTCCTCATACAACCGCAACTCATCATACAGAGCTTCAGGTCTCTATCCCCCCGAAACCCAAGCACCACATAGTAACCCACCGATCTTTTTCCTCAATG CTGGCAACAACCAGGACATTCAAAAGgttcctcctccacactaccaaGATCAATCAATTGTGGGAGACAGCCATGGCAGAGTCAACGAGGTTTACATGTCAGCTATACAATCCAGAGCAAACAATCCCTCAGCTTTGTAA